The Streptomyces sp. RKAG293 genome includes a region encoding these proteins:
- a CDS encoding SMP-30/gluconolactonase/LRE family protein: protein MNEVRTLLSGRGLLESPRWHGDRLYFSDWSAGEVVAVDLQGRSEVIARVKSLPLCTAWLPDGRLVIVSSPDGLLLRREPDQSLVVHAELGMPGWNDIVVDGRGNAYVNRVGFDPLAGEAVEPGFVFLAAADGSVRQVADDIMFPNGMAVTADNSTLIVADSYRHGLVAFDIGADGGLSGRRVWADLGEGTPDGICTDAEGAVWYADVPGRRCVRVAEGGEVLRVVELDRGGFACALGGPDGTTLFMVAAEWRGMSELVAPGSGQVLGVEVDVPGAGWP from the coding sequence ATGAACGAGGTGCGGACGCTGCTTTCCGGGCGGGGGCTGCTCGAGTCGCCGCGCTGGCACGGTGACCGGTTGTACTTCTCCGACTGGTCCGCGGGCGAGGTCGTCGCCGTGGACCTCCAGGGCCGCAGCGAGGTGATCGCCCGCGTGAAGTCCCTGCCGCTCTGTACGGCCTGGCTCCCGGACGGCCGGCTGGTGATCGTCTCGTCCCCCGATGGACTGCTGCTGCGCCGGGAGCCCGATCAGTCGCTGGTGGTCCACGCGGAGCTGGGCATGCCGGGATGGAACGACATCGTGGTGGACGGCCGAGGCAACGCCTACGTCAACCGCGTCGGTTTCGATCCGCTGGCCGGCGAGGCGGTCGAACCCGGGTTCGTCTTTCTGGCGGCGGCGGACGGGTCGGTGCGCCAGGTGGCCGACGACATCATGTTCCCCAACGGGATGGCGGTGACGGCCGACAACTCCACCCTGATCGTCGCGGACTCGTACCGGCACGGCCTGGTGGCTTTCGACATCGGCGCGGACGGCGGGCTGTCCGGCCGGCGCGTCTGGGCCGACCTCGGCGAGGGCACCCCCGACGGCATCTGCACCGACGCCGAGGGCGCGGTCTGGTACGCCGATGTGCCCGGCAGGCGATGCGTGCGCGTCGCCGAGGGCGGTGAGGTGCTGCGGGTCGTCGAGCTGGACCGCGGCGGCTTCGCCTGCGCGCTCGGCGGACCGGACGGGACGACGCTGTTCATGGTGGCGGCGGAATGGCGGGGCATGTCCGAACTGGTGGCTCCGGGCAGCGGTCAGGTGCTCGGTGTCGAGGTCGACGTGCCGGGGGCGGGCTGGCCGTGA
- a CDS encoding chitinase, producing the protein MRSMRSLRAVLTATVTAVAAVGLAALSGGTAQAATPLPAHVFAPYFEAWTGESPAALAAQSGAKHLTMAFIQAATKGSCTVYWNGDSGMPIAAANFGADIKTIQGRGGDVIPSFGGYTADSTGTEIADSCTDVNQIAAAYEKVITTYDISRLDMDVEVDSLDNTAGIDRRNKAIKLVQDWAAANGRKVEVSYTLPTTTSGLGATGLAVLQNAVANGARVDVANLMTFDYYDNATHNMANDTQTAATGLYNQLARLYPAKTAAQLWAMVGITEMPGVDDFGPAETFTVANATQVYNWAVSKGINTLSFWALQRDNGGCPGGAAADNCSGIQQNTWDFTHIFAPFTSGTTTPANDFSVTATPASGSVVAGGSATSTVKTAVTAGQAQTVGLTVSGAPAGVTASLSPTSVTAGGSSALTLATTTATVSGTYTISVTGSGTSGSHTATYTLTVTGGTGHQCTAAAWATGAVYTNGMQVSHKGHTWKAKWWTTGEEPGTTGEWGVWQDLGAC; encoded by the coding sequence ATGAGAAGCATGCGCTCCCTCCGCGCGGTCCTCACCGCGACCGTCACCGCTGTGGCCGCCGTTGGCCTGGCCGCGCTCAGCGGCGGCACGGCTCAGGCGGCCACTCCCCTGCCGGCCCACGTCTTCGCCCCCTACTTCGAGGCATGGACCGGCGAGAGCCCCGCCGCCCTGGCCGCCCAGTCCGGTGCGAAGCACCTGACGATGGCGTTCATCCAGGCGGCGACCAAGGGCTCCTGCACGGTGTACTGGAACGGCGACAGCGGGATGCCGATCGCCGCCGCCAACTTCGGCGCCGACATCAAGACCATCCAGGGCAGGGGCGGCGACGTCATCCCCTCGTTCGGCGGCTACACCGCCGACAGCACCGGCACCGAGATCGCCGACAGCTGTACCGACGTCAACCAGATCGCCGCCGCGTACGAGAAGGTCATCACGACCTACGACATCTCGCGGCTCGACATGGACGTCGAGGTCGACTCGCTGGACAACACCGCGGGCATCGACCGGCGGAACAAGGCCATCAAGCTCGTCCAGGACTGGGCGGCCGCCAACGGCCGCAAGGTCGAGGTCTCCTACACACTCCCCACGACCACCAGCGGTCTCGGCGCGACCGGGCTCGCGGTGCTGCAGAACGCGGTCGCCAACGGCGCGCGGGTCGACGTCGCGAACCTCATGACGTTCGACTACTACGACAACGCCACCCACAACATGGCGAACGACACCCAGACCGCCGCCACTGGCCTGTACAACCAGCTCGCGAGGCTCTACCCGGCCAAGACGGCCGCCCAGCTCTGGGCCATGGTCGGCATCACCGAGATGCCGGGCGTCGACGACTTCGGGCCGGCCGAGACCTTCACGGTGGCCAACGCCACCCAGGTCTACAACTGGGCGGTCTCCAAGGGGATCAACACCCTCTCGTTCTGGGCACTGCAGCGTGACAACGGCGGCTGCCCGGGCGGCGCGGCCGCCGACAACTGCTCCGGCATCCAGCAGAACACCTGGGACTTCACCCACATCTTCGCGCCCTTCACCAGCGGTACCACGACCCCGGCCAACGACTTCTCGGTGACGGCCACCCCCGCCTCCGGGTCCGTGGTCGCGGGCGGTTCGGCCACCAGCACGGTGAAGACCGCGGTGACGGCGGGCCAGGCGCAGACCGTCGGCCTCACCGTCAGCGGGGCCCCCGCGGGTGTCACCGCCTCGCTGAGTCCCACCTCGGTGACGGCGGGCGGCTCCTCGGCGCTCACCCTCGCGACGACCACGGCGACCGTGTCGGGTACGTACACCATCAGCGTCACCGGTTCCGGTACCTCCGGCAGCCACACGGCGACCTACACCCTGACCGTCACCGGCGGGACGGGCCACCAGTGCACCGCCGCCGCCTGGGCCACCGGCGCCGTCTACACCAACGGCATGCAGGTCTCCCACAAGGGCCACACCTGGAAGGCCAAGTGGTGGACCACGGGCGAGGAGCCCGGCACCACCGGCGAATGGGGCGTCTGGCAGGACCTCGGCGCCTGCTGA
- a CDS encoding GNAT family N-acetyltransferase, with amino-acid sequence MPFLVAPAIPTGALAASGQPVLPVGADASLRPWLLADAEAVRDAFQDPSIQRWHVRRADSVDEAREWIRGWQSGWRDEREGHWAIVDATSDALLGRIALKSLALADGKAELAYWTVPSARGGGLCPRAVTVLTRWALGEGGFHRIELQHSTANQASCRVAVKAGFEEEGIRRGAALHADGWHDMHFHARVRQDRQPS; translated from the coding sequence ATGCCCTTTCTGGTCGCTCCCGCGATACCCACCGGTGCTCTCGCCGCCTCCGGCCAGCCGGTTCTGCCGGTCGGCGCCGACGCGTCCCTCCGCCCCTGGCTGCTCGCCGACGCCGAGGCCGTGCGGGACGCGTTCCAGGATCCGTCGATCCAGCGCTGGCATGTGCGGCGAGCCGATTCCGTGGACGAGGCGCGGGAGTGGATCAGAGGGTGGCAGAGCGGTTGGCGGGACGAGAGGGAAGGGCACTGGGCGATCGTCGATGCCACGAGTGACGCGCTGCTGGGCCGTATCGCCCTGAAGTCCCTGGCCTTGGCGGACGGCAAGGCCGAACTCGCCTACTGGACGGTGCCGTCGGCACGCGGTGGTGGGCTCTGCCCCCGCGCGGTCACGGTGCTGACGCGCTGGGCGCTGGGGGAGGGCGGGTTCCACCGCATCGAGCTGCAGCACTCGACCGCCAATCAGGCGTCGTGCCGGGTGGCGGTCAAGGCCGGTTTCGAGGAGGAGGGAATCCGCCGCGGAGCGGCGCTGCACGCCGACGGCTGGCATGACATGCACTTTCACGCCCGTGTCCGGCAGGACCGTCAGCCGTCATGA
- a CDS encoding DedA family protein has product MAPSSRDAMSWALMAVDPTSGASLLAAFGALAVLVVVFAESGLLVVGFFLPGDTLLFPAGVLCAGGVESGPHLSLWQVLLCAAVGSIAGAQVGFLLGRHGGRAALARSRNERLKSAVSRSDELLRRYGYRKVIVIGRFIPVVRTVLSPLAGALKVPVRTFTLWQIVGGLAWSQSLVLAGYWLGNAVPGIERYLLLIVALIVAVSLLPLLFEARGRSRSR; this is encoded by the coding sequence ATGGCGCCCTCCAGCCGGGACGCCATGAGCTGGGCGCTCATGGCGGTCGACCCGACGAGCGGGGCCTCCCTTCTCGCGGCCTTCGGCGCACTGGCCGTGCTGGTGGTGGTCTTCGCCGAATCGGGTCTGCTGGTGGTCGGCTTCTTCCTGCCCGGCGACACCCTGCTCTTCCCCGCCGGAGTGCTCTGTGCCGGCGGCGTCGAATCAGGTCCGCACCTGTCCCTGTGGCAGGTGCTCCTCTGTGCCGCCGTCGGGTCGATCGCCGGCGCGCAGGTCGGCTTCCTCCTGGGGCGGCACGGCGGTCGCGCGGCGCTGGCCCGCAGCCGGAACGAACGGCTGAAGTCGGCGGTGTCCCGCTCGGACGAGCTGCTGCGCCGCTACGGATACCGCAAGGTGATCGTGATCGGCCGCTTCATCCCCGTGGTCCGTACGGTGCTGAGCCCGCTGGCGGGCGCGCTGAAGGTGCCGGTGCGCACGTTCACCCTCTGGCAGATCGTCGGGGGCCTGGCCTGGTCGCAGAGCCTCGTGCTGGCCGGCTACTGGCTGGGGAACGCCGTACCGGGCATCGAGCGCTACCTGCTGCTGATCGTCGCGCTGATCGTCGCCGTCTCGCTCCTTCCGCTGCTGTTCGAGGCCCGTGGACGTTCCCGGTCCCGGTGA
- a CDS encoding GNAT family N-acetyltransferase produces the protein MSKLRIEQVGGEAAVEDWQHVHNLIIPTGPLSLDDVRERVRRNRLDVAYLGDVLVGCSTVRPPADDTSTATVIARVLPAHRGQGFGGEIYAEGLVQARKLGAEVIETIVLASNPDGLRFALAHGFVEFERYVLPGDTIAYITLRLS, from the coding sequence ATGTCCAAGCTCCGCATCGAACAGGTCGGCGGCGAGGCCGCCGTCGAGGACTGGCAGCACGTCCACAACCTGATCATCCCGACCGGCCCGCTGTCCCTCGACGACGTGCGCGAACGCGTGCGGCGCAACCGGTTGGACGTCGCGTATCTCGGCGACGTTCTGGTGGGCTGCTCGACGGTGCGCCCGCCCGCGGACGACACCTCGACGGCGACGGTGATCGCCCGAGTGCTGCCCGCTCACCGCGGGCAGGGGTTCGGCGGGGAGATCTACGCGGAGGGGCTCGTCCAGGCGCGGAAGCTGGGCGCCGAGGTGATCGAGACCATCGTCCTGGCGTCCAACCCGGACGGGCTGCGGTTCGCGCTGGCGCACGGATTCGTCGAATTCGAGAGGTACGTGCTGCCGGGCGACACCATCGCCTACATCACGCTGAGGCTGTCCTGA
- a CDS encoding GNAT family N-acetyltransferase, with the protein MQILSFPEEATPSELRVQVLELQHQAWPAGNALPVPAEAPTHDPALRPLSMLLVADGTVLSALDILSKEIVHAGRRHAVGGLSTVVSRQATRGHGHGRRLVAAAREAMPAQGLDLGLFTCDRPLQAFYESAGWQLLPGAVLVGGTPQAPFPSDQPGFGKITMADFFSTAGRQARDAFAHSRIELYPGEIDKLW; encoded by the coding sequence GTGCAGATCCTGTCGTTCCCCGAAGAGGCCACCCCGTCCGAGCTGCGTGTCCAGGTGCTGGAGCTCCAGCACCAGGCGTGGCCGGCCGGGAATGCCCTGCCGGTCCCCGCCGAGGCGCCGACCCATGATCCAGCGCTTCGGCCGCTGTCGATGCTGCTCGTGGCGGACGGCACGGTGCTGTCCGCGCTGGACATCCTGTCCAAGGAGATCGTCCACGCGGGTCGGCGCCATGCCGTGGGCGGGCTGAGCACGGTGGTGTCGCGCCAGGCCACGCGCGGTCACGGCCATGGCCGGCGCCTGGTGGCCGCCGCCCGGGAGGCGATGCCCGCTCAGGGCCTGGACCTGGGGTTGTTCACCTGCGACCGGCCGCTCCAGGCGTTCTACGAGAGCGCCGGCTGGCAGCTGCTCCCCGGGGCCGTGCTCGTCGGAGGAACGCCGCAGGCTCCCTTTCCGAGCGACCAGCCGGGCTTCGGCAAGATCACCATGGCGGACTTCTTCTCGACCGCGGGACGGCAGGCGCGGGATGCGTTCGCCCACTCCCGCATCGAGCTGTACCCGGGCGAGATCGACAAGCTCTGGTGA
- a CDS encoding helix-turn-helix domain-containing protein — protein sequence MTTSRPCSIADALGMIGEKYSLLVLREVFFGVRRFDAIARNTGAPRDILAARLRRLVEVGVLEKSLYNERPPRFEYVATEAGRDLRPVLLMLMHWGDQHLTDLPPTVFQHSCGADLDPAVVCRDCGEEVRSTDLTARFQVPGWSAEGAA from the coding sequence ATGACCACATCGCGCCCGTGCTCGATCGCCGACGCGCTCGGCATGATCGGCGAGAAGTACTCCTTGCTGGTGCTGCGCGAGGTCTTCTTCGGCGTCCGGCGCTTCGACGCCATCGCCCGCAACACCGGAGCCCCGCGCGACATCCTCGCCGCGCGGCTGCGCCGCCTGGTGGAGGTGGGCGTCCTGGAGAAGAGCCTCTACAACGAGCGGCCGCCCCGGTTCGAGTACGTCGCGACCGAGGCCGGCCGCGACCTGCGCCCGGTGCTCCTCATGCTGATGCACTGGGGCGACCAGCATCTGACGGACCTGCCCCCGACCGTCTTCCAGCACTCCTGCGGCGCCGACCTCGATCCCGCCGTCGTCTGCCGCGACTGCGGCGAGGAAGTGCGCAGCACCGACCTCACCGCCCGGTTCCAGGTCCCGGGCTGGAGCGCCGAGGGCGCGGCCTGA